From the Planctomycetota bacterium genome, the window TCGCGACCATCTGCTCGAAGCCGGTGACCTCGCTCCCGAGCGCCTGCCCGGTGGCATACGCGCGCAGGGTGTTGGCCACCTGGACCATCGGATCGACGTTGATGGTGATCACTTTCGGTTTGACCGTCGGCTGACTGCAGCCCGCCAGCCCGCCGGCCAGCATCGCCAGCCCGATACCCCCCGCGATCACGGGCAGCCGCCCGTCAAACCCCGATCGACCCGCCATGGAAAGCTCGCTTTCAGTGAGGTGAATATGGTCCGGCCGGCCGCTTCCAGCCGGCCGGGTCCACTCGGACGTCGCCCCGGCCGTGCCGGGCCGGCCGCTCGTCAATAGTCGCCGACCGGCTGCCGATCCTTGCGGTTGCCGAGCCGCTGGAACGTCACGAGATCGACGTTGTCGGAGATCATCCGTACGCTCCCGTCGCCGAGGACGACGTTGGCACCGCCGGGGTGCATGCTCCGTGCCGGGATGATGCCGTTGCCCCAGTCGTGCGCGCCGCCCGGGCAGCAGTTGCCGCCGAGCGAGGGAAATTGCCAATTCGGAGTGGCCGCGGTCGTGAACGTCGAATGCCCGGCGGAGTACCAGGCCCACATCCCGCCATTGTTCCCCTTCACACCCTGCGGGCTCGACATCGCCGCCTGGCCGATCGCCTGGATGTCGGCAGCGGTCGGGGCGTTGCGGTTCGACGCCGAATTGAACACCGCGTCACCCGCATAGAAGATGTCGAACGGATAGACGCCCGAACTGCCCTGGACGAACCCGGTGCCGACGAGGATCTCGCCCGCCATGATCGTCTGCGACAGGCCGTCGAGGACGTCGCCCATCCGGCGGTCCTGCTGGTAGGCGAACATGCCGTTGAAGTTGGTCCCGCCCCAATTGGTGTCGAGCGAGCTGCCGGTGCACCAGGCGTAGTTGCTGCCGGCACCCGACCAGCTGGTGACCGCGGCGGGCGGCGACGACGGGCAGAGGAACGTCTTGACCTTCGAGTTTTGCATCAGGCCGTAGGTCACACCCCAATTGGCGGTCGGGGGGGCGGCCTGTTTGAACTGCTGGAAAAGGTTCGACTCCTCCATGAACGGCAGAATCTGGACGCTGGCGCTGGTCGACTCCCAGATGTTGCCGCCGATCTGGAGGAGATTGCGCGGAAACATCTGCCGCGTGTCGTGGTAGTTGTGCATCGCCAGGCCGAGCTGCTTGAGATTGTTGGTGCAGGCCGACCGGCGGGCGGCCTCGCGGGCCGCCTGCACTGCCGGCAGCAGGAGTCCGACGAGCGTCCCGATAATCGCGATCACGACGAGCAGTTCGACGAGCGTGAAGGCCGGACGGCGCGCGGCGCCGCCGACCCGATGGTGCATCGGCATGGATTGTCCCCCCGGAAACGAATGAAGAACGGAACCGATCTGCGTATTGAAGTCTCACCCGTCGATGGGGTCAAGGACGGCGACGCGACCGCGCCAGCGGCGGCCCTGGCCAGCCCGAGACGGTCGCACCGTTCAGCGGCGGCGGGGTGACGGACCGGGGGGCGGCAGCAGCGCCCCGGCGGGTGCGAGGCGATCGACCTCGCGCTCCTGGGAGTCGAAGAATCGGATCGAGGCATCCTCGGCGACGGCGCCAGACCCGA encodes:
- a CDS encoding DUF1559 domain-containing protein, which produces MHHRVGGAARRPAFTLVELLVVIAIIGTLVGLLLPAVQAAREAARRSACTNNLKQLGLAMHNYHDTRQMFPRNLLQIGGNIWESTSASVQILPFMEESNLFQQFKQAAPPTANWGVTYGLMQNSKVKTFLCPSSPPAAVTSWSGAGSNYAWCTGSSLDTNWGGTNFNGMFAYQQDRRMGDVLDGLSQTIMAGEILVGTGFVQGSSGVYPFDIFYAGDAVFNSASNRNAPTAADIQAIGQAAMSSPQGVKGNNGGMWAWYSAGHSTFTTAATPNWQFPSLGGNCCPGGAHDWGNGIIPARSMHPGGANVVLGDGSVRMISDNVDLVTFQRLGNRKDRQPVGDY